The Candidatus Rokuibacteriota bacterium DNA segment TGTCAAGAAACGGCCTGCTGGCGAGCACATAGCTCGCATTTGGCGCGTCGGGAAATCCGGGGTTGACACCCCCAAAGAGCGCGTGCTACAACCCCCGTGACCCGGCAGGGCCGGGAGCGTCTAACATCCTTCCCGTCGCGCCCGATCGAGAACGTGTTCCGCCTCTCCGAGTCTGGCCGCCGAGGCCACCGGGGGGACAGGGCCGGGCAGCGGCAGCCGCAGCACGTTGAGGAGGCAGTGATGCTTGGACGGAACAGCAGCAAGCCGCAGACGACGACGTCGTTGTCCCAGGAGATCGCGGCCGGTCCCAAGGCCAACACCGGGCCGCTGCTGACCATCGTCGGCGCCTCGGCGAAGCTCGAGGGCAAGTTCGAGATCACCGACTCGATCCAGATCGAGTGCGAGGTGGGTGGCGAGCTGTCGGTGGGCGGGAAGCTGGTCATCGGCGAGAAGGGAGTCGTCAACGCCAACGTCCTCACCGTGGATGCCGTCATCATGGGCGTCTACGAGGGCAACATGGTCGCCACGGGCAACGTCGAGATCGCCGAGACGGGCCGAGTCACCGGGAACATCGAGACGGACTCGCTCGTGATCTCCAAGGGCGGCTTCTTCAACGGCAACGTCGTCAAGAGCAAGGGCGACGACGCCGCGATGGGGCCGCGGCCCGTCCATTTGGTGGATGGGGCTCGCGCTGTCACGACGCAGCGGTAAGGGGGCGGATTCCCCCCACGGGGGCCGACCATGTTCAAGCGCAGGCGAAAGCCGGCGGGCAGCAACGGTCTCACGGCCTTCATCGACGAGGGCTCGGAGATCGAGGGGCGGTACACGTTCAGTGGGACGGTCATGCTGAACGGGCGGTTCAAGGGTGAAATCTCGACCACCGACACGCTGATCATCGGCGACAAGGGGGTCATCAACGGTGACATCCGCGCCGGGCAGGTGCTG contains these protein-coding regions:
- a CDS encoding polymer-forming cytoskeletal protein — translated: MLGRNSSKPQTTTSLSQEIAAGPKANTGPLLTIVGASAKLEGKFEITDSIQIECEVGGELSVGGKLVIGEKGVVNANVLTVDAVIMGVYEGNMVATGNVEIAETGRVTGNIETDSLVISKGGFFNGNVVKSKGDDAAMGPRPVHLVDGARAVTTQR
- a CDS encoding polymer-forming cytoskeletal protein; translated protein: MFKRRRKPAGSNGLTAFIDEGSEIEGRYTFSGTVMLNGRFKGEISTTDTLIIGDKGVINGDIRAGQVLVSGEVVGNILGTERVELKRTARVFGDVEAPVVVVEEGVLFEGHCRMTKTNPNAETVPTRDFSVVPIKR